In one Silene latifolia isolate original U9 population chromosome 10, ASM4854445v1, whole genome shotgun sequence genomic region, the following are encoded:
- the LOC141608284 gene encoding uncharacterized protein LOC141608284, with product MALLEEERAWPRLSGAKTRRAATRASARIASFGLSLVKAGVSQITGEKSKSSEATGSDSAVQIQESVQGAQLVSPEKIVDESDRPEKRKRVDESLGGVHEVRGVRARMDEVQFAKDQIQAQAFVVDDPYFKYQAEEASARALAAMYRSRDYAANLVTMLQENVNDVLRSACQLESVHGLKNALDWEVQILKKDADKFKADLEVSKAENHSLKEDNEAGKARFFGGGRVDAMKEPASKSPFGIPIELADLNITYPELCKLHADEEVDSPPSKGKNKVMVKEMKKRRLSMGDWFCYVSKVG from the exons ATGGCGTTGCTCgaagaggagagggcttggcctcGCCTGTCAGGGGCAA aaactcgtcgtgcagctaccagggcttctgccagaattgctagttttggtctgtctttggtgaaggcaggggtttctcaaattacaggggagaagtcaaagagTAGTGAGGCAACGGGGAGTGATAGTGCTGTTCAAATTCAGGAATCTGTGCAGGGGGCTCAGTTGGTGTCGCCTGAAAAGATTGTGGATGAAAGTGatcgtcctgagaagaggaagagagtggatgagtctttgggaggagttcatgaggtcaggggagtcagggctcgtatggatgaggtccagtttgctaaggatcaaattcaggctcaggcttttgtggttgatgatccttatttcAAGTACCAGGCAGAGGAAGCTTCTGctcgtgctttggctgctatgtatcgttccagggattatgctgccaacctggttaccatgcttcaggag aatgttaatgatgtgCTGAGGAGTGCCTGTCAACTGGAATCAGTCCATGGTCTAAAAaatgccttggattgggaggtacaaatcttgaagAAAGATGCTGACAAGTTTAAAGCTGATTTGGAGGTGTCCAAGGCTGAGAATCATTcgttgaaggaggataatgaggcagggaaggctcggttctTTGGTGGA ggtcgtgtggatgctatgaaagagcctgCGTCGAAGTCGCCTTTTGGAATCCCGATCGAATTGGCCGATCTCAATATCACTTATCCtgagctttgtaagttgcatgctGACGAGGAGGTGGACTCTCCTCCATCCAAAGGGAAAAACAAAGTGAtggtgaaggagatgaagaagaggaggctgTCGATGGGGGATTGGTTCTGCTACGTGTCCAAGGTGGGCTAG